A stretch of Lathyrus oleraceus cultivar Zhongwan6 chromosome 6, CAAS_Psat_ZW6_1.0, whole genome shotgun sequence DNA encodes these proteins:
- the LOC127092298 gene encoding uncharacterized protein LOC127092298, producing the protein MSSDKQQKQSKNIKGVGPSKSSTSQNIPTSTTITVGDREYITAPKLLKEQKAIFASQVMVPSLLSGNALGFLGPLVSEEHLEKCAQLFPCHHTNKPIANKTLSSKDNKDLNQREAFQLDFITDSFRPFRSCPTLDKSYLAWLTKVEKKKALLWKELSIFYLIQMSKLGFSYCQPLLLSSLYFWDNTYNTFHLPCGMMTPTLFDVAAIAGLPPTGETFDPYQDCENLIDFNVKNASFSTYINLYHADGEEVSDIEHIAFLGLWLSKFFFCCKSLQVAKRFLTLANQLHAGRRVCLSELLLASLYESLGSASAKLKEYEADTNLLLSGPY; encoded by the coding sequence ATGTCTTCTGATAAACAACAAAAGCAATCAAAGAACATCAAAGGTGTTGGACCttcaaagagttctacttcccAGAATATTCCAACCAGCACAACCATCACTGTTGGGGACCGAGAGTACATCACTGCTCCAAAACTTTTGAAAGAACAGAAAGCAATTTTTGCTTCTCAGGTAATGGTTCCTTCCCTTCTTTCTGGAAATGCTTTAGGGTTTCTAGGCCCATTAGTATCTGAAGAACATTTAGAGAAGTGTGCTCAATTATTTCCTTGTCACCATACTAATAAACCCATAGCCAACAAAACCCTTTCTTCTAAAGACAATAAGGATCTAAACCAGAGAGAGGCTTTTCAATTGGACTTTATCACTGATAGTTTCAGACCCTTTCGGTCTTGTCCAACTCTAGACAAATCCTATCTCGCTTGGTTAACAAAAGTTGAGAAGAAGAAAGCCTTACTTTGGAAAGAATTGAGTATTTTTTACCTAATCCAGATGTCGAAACTGGGATTCAGTTACTGTCAACCTTTATTACTATCTAGCCTATATTTCTGGGATAATACCTATAACACCTTTCATCTTCCTTGTGGAATGATGACTCCCACACTTTTCGACGTAGCTGCCATTGCTGGACTTCCTCCGACAGGAGAGACCTTCGACCCCTACCAAGACTGTGAAAACTTGATTGACTTCAACGTTAAGAACGCTTCTTTTAGCACTTACATTAATCTATATCACGCTGATGGGGAAGAAGTTTCTGATATAGAACATATAGCATTCTTAGGTCTATGGTTGTCCAAATTCTTCTTTTGCTGCAAATCTCTACAAGTTGCTAAGAGATTTTTAACGCTCGCTAACCAATTGCACGCTGGTCGAAGAGTGTGTTTGAGTGAACTCTTATTGGCTAGTTTATACGAAAGTCTAGGATCAGCTAGTGCTAAGCTAAAGGAATACGAAGCTGACACCAATCTATTACTATCTGGGCCTTATTAG